CCTACGCTTCCATCAGCAAACTGGCACAAGCGGGGATAATCGAAGGCTACGGCAACGGCCGTTTCGTCGGCTCCGCCAACATCACCCGCTACGAGGCGGCCCAGATCATCGCGAAAGCCCTGGCGCGCGCGGACAAAGCCGACTCCGACCAGAAGGCGCAGATCGAGCGTTTGGCGGCGGAGTTCGCTGGGGAACTGGAGATCTTGGGCGTGCGCGTGGCAAGGCTCGAGAAGAAGCTGGACAACGTAACTATCACCGGCGAGGCGCGGTTCGGCCACAAACGCGAGACCCGCAAATATAGCAGCGGCGCTGTAGCTATCGGGCTTGCCGCAGGCGCGGAGAACAGGACAGACGAAAGCCTGCTGCGTTCCCGCCTGTGGATCAACGGCCAGGTGAACGAGCGCTGGAAATATACCGGCATGATTGAGCACAACGGGCAGAACTTCAAAACCAACGCCAACGGTTCCGAAAGCCGCGCCACTTTGCGCAACGCCTGGGTGGAAGGCTCCATCGGGGCGGTCAACGTAACCGCCGGCAACTGGTCGCACACGGCGGTCTACGGCTCCTTGCTGGACGACGACGTGGACGGGCTCAAGCTCAATTACGCCACCGGCAAATGGAGCGTGGACGTCTTTGCCCTGCGCCCTGTCCAGGGAGCGAATATTGTATATAACCTGCCGCAGTTTGGGGTTGGCTCTGCTTCCAACCAGCGCACCCAGCTGCTGGGCGCCGAGGTCGGCTACCGCTTCACCGACAAACTGCGCGGCATCCTCGCCTGGTACAACGTCAAAAACAAAGGCGCTGACGGAGATTACGGCTTGTTTAAGTACAGCGAAGTGGACAACAATGTTTATGAAATCGGGCTGGATTACCAGTTGGCGGACAACCTCAACCTCTGGGCGGAATATGTCGGCTCGACCAAGAATTTCGATTTGTACTCTTATCACTATGGCTTTGGCACCTTCTTGCATCACGTTGTAAAGAAAAAAGGCTGGGCGGCCGGGCTGACCTTTGGGGAAAAAGACCTGAAAAAGGCCGGCACTTTTGAGCTGCGCGGCGCTTATTACTCCCTGCCGGCGGGAGCCATTTTCGCGCCGACCATTGAAATGTCCATCGCGGATCAAGCCTTCGGCTACAAAGGCTGGACGGTGGGCGCAAGCTACGTGCTGGCCAAGAACGTCGACCTGAACGTCGATTACTTCGACTTTAAACAGCAAGACGACGTAGACGGCCTTGCGCGCACAAAAGGCAAGCTGCTCTGGAGCTATGTAACCTTCCATTTTTGATTTAAAACGGCAGCGGCGGGCAAAATGCCCGCCGCTTTTTTGTTGCCGCGTGGCGCATGGGCAGCCCCCGTTTCTGCAATTGCGGCGGTTAAAGCGCAAACCTATCGGCGGCCATTTCCGCAAAAAAGCCGGCCGGCGGCGGGAGCGTCCCTGCCCGCATCGGCAAAATTGAATACGGACGTTGCCGGATATATAGTCAAATACTTTTAAAACAGTAGCAAAGAGCGTCATCAAAACAAGAAAAATTAGCGAGCGTTCTGCGCAGTTTAGCTTTTAGCCATGCCCAAAAGTTTTCAATTGGCTTCAATTCGGGTGAATACGCCGCCCCCTGCTT
This portion of the Acidaminococcales bacterium genome encodes:
- a CDS encoding S-layer homology domain-containing protein; the encoded protein is YASISKLAQAGIIEGYGNGRFVGSANITRYEAAQIIAKALARADKADSDQKAQIERLAAEFAGELEILGVRVARLEKKLDNVTITGEARFGHKRETRKYSSGAVAIGLAAGAENRTDESLLRSRLWINGQVNERWKYTGMIEHNGQNFKTNANGSESRATLRNAWVEGSIGAVNVTAGNWSHTAVYGSLLDDDVDGLKLNYATGKWSVDVFALRPVQGANIVYNLPQFGVGSASNQRTQLLGAEVGYRFTDKLRGILAWYNVKNKGADGDYGLFKYSEVDNNVYEIGLDYQLADNLNLWAEYVGSTKNFDLYSYHYGFGTFLHHVVKKKGWAAGLTFGEKDLKKAGTFELRGAYYSLPAGAIFAPTIEMSIADQAFGYKGWTVGASYVLAKNVDLNVDYFDFKQQDDVDGLARTKGKLLWSYVTFHF